Proteins encoded in a region of the Panthera tigris isolate Pti1 chromosome B2, P.tigris_Pti1_mat1.1, whole genome shotgun sequence genome:
- the GCM1 gene encoding chorion-specific transcription factor GCMa codes for MEPEDFDSEEKEMLSWDINDMKLPQNVKKTDWFQEWPDSYEKHIYSSEDRNAQRHLSSWAMRNTNNHNSRILKKSCLGVVVCSRDCSAEEGRKIYLRPAICDKARQKQQRKRCPNCDGPLKLIPCRGHGGFPVTNFWRHDGRFIFFQSKGEHDHPKPETKLEAEARRAMKRAQTASSSVSLKLKGSPETKSLPGETQSWGSLPLTWSIQEGIQLPGSYGGRLIANTPQQKSLNDSLFFSKSYCLGGTTDLVDPASTLGPTKLYEKCKLSSSWIYNSGDLLHPVSGVFSDYDDRQTWNKNTALGRNSLNDNHCPNYPFALTSWPYDFSPSQNSSEPFSQQIPVEPPAAESSCHPLWPNPGGDLYEEKVHVDFNSCYPSTTCHSRQEDPFLLTYTPHPHHQYSLTGKSSEWDFNEEMRGMGLDHYNNEMLLNLCPLR; via the exons AACGTGAAAAAGACCGACTGGTTCCAGGAGTGGCCAGATTCCTACGAGAAGCACATCTATAGCTCAGAGGACAGGAATGCGCAGCGGCACCTGAGCAGCTGGGCCATGCGCAACACCAACAACCACAACTCGCGCATCCTCAAGAAGTCCTGCCTGGGCGTGGTGGTGTGCAGCCGTGACTGCTCCGCCGAGGAGGGGCGCAAGATCTACCTGAGACCTGCCATCTGCGACAAAGCCCGGCAGAAGCAGCAGA GGAAACGCTGTCCCAACTGTGATGGGCCTCTCAAGCTGATTCCTTGCCGAGGCCATGGGGGCTTCCCGGTCACCAACTTCTGGAGGCACGATGGACGCTTCATATTTTTCCAG TCAAAGGGAGAACACGATCATCCCAAACCAGAAACCAAGTTGGAAGCTGAGGCAAGAAGAGCAATGAAGAGGGCACAGACGGcatcctcctctgtctccttaaAGCTGAAGGGGAGCCCAGAGACAAAG TCTCTTCCAGGTGAAACACAAAGTTGGGGAAGTTTACCTTTAACTTGGTCTATCCAGGAAGGCATCCAATTGCCTGGTAGTTACGGTGGACGTTTAATAGCTAACACTCCCCAGCAGAAGTCACTGAATGATTCCTTATTCTTCTCCAAGAGTTATTGTTTGGGGGGAACCACTGATCTGGTAGACCCCGCTTCTACCTTGGGCCCCACTAAACTctatgagaaatgcaaattgtcCAGTAGTTGGATTTATAATAGTGGGGACCTGCTTCATCCTGTTTCTGGAGTCTTCTCTGACTACGATGATCGGCAAACATGGAATAAAAACACTGCTTTGGGGAGAAATTCTCTTAATGACAATCATTGTCCCAATTATCCTTTTGCTTTGACCAGCTGGCCTTATGATTTCTCCCCTTCTCAGAACTCTTCAGAACCCTTTTCCCAGCAGATTCCCGTGGAACCACCTGCAGCCGAAAGTAGCTGTCACCCACTATGGCCAAATCCAGGGGGTGATCTTTACGAAGAGAAGGTGCATGTGGATTTTAACAGCTGCTACCCTTCCACCACATGCCACTCACGTCAGGAAGACCCCTTTCTCCTCACctataccccccacccccaccatcaatATTCATTGACAGGCAAGAGCAGCGAGTGGgattttaatgaagaaatgaggGGCATGGGTTTGGATCACTACAACAATGAGATGCTTCTAAACCTCTGTCCTTTAAGATGA